In Peromyscus eremicus chromosome 15, PerEre_H2_v1, whole genome shotgun sequence, a genomic segment contains:
- the Traf3ip3 gene encoding TRAF3-interacting JNK-activating modulator, translated as MISSDPKSSPGLARWAESYEAKCERRQETRESRRCRRNETTCRQPGKLLRTQHRERLQRARQLQFFRRRNLEEEKKGQSREQGPSSKIDGGTGQVTVLKESLPGDYKTSFPEQQVTGTSSAVSPSLHHSSSSIQRDLDGLHSSHGTAFPPQDSASKKPLRQHRGTQTKAEEAQPTVKNDASQQTNCGVAVLDKDIIQLSEYLKEALQRELILKQKMVILQDLLPALTRASDSSWKGQLNEDKLKGKLRSLENQLYTCMQKYTPWGMKKALLEMEDQRSSYEQKAKESLQKVLEEKMSAERQLQNAQLSLALAEQKCEEWKSQYEALKEDWRTLGDQHRELESQLHVLQSKLQGANSRDSQMNQALRHLENEHQELQAKIKRLQGDREQQSSDTQDLQDQLKRSEEERQVLVSRVQQLQNLLQKQSLHHHEQEKLLKKDQALPVWNPKRSLAEAKPESTGEEKDWELRDQLQKESTQLQAKEKERQCGQWLPVLMVVIATALAVFLANKDSLAI; from the exons ATGATCAGCTCAGACCCCAAGTCCTCCCCTGGCTTGGCTCGGTGGGCCGAGAGCTATGAGGCCAAGTGTGAACGACGTCAGGAGACCCGAGAaagccgccgctgccgccgcaaTGAGACCACTTGCCGCCAGCCAGGGAAGCTGCTGAGGACCCAGCACAGGGAGCGGCTTCAGAGAGCTCGGCAGCTCCAGTTCTTCAGAAGGAGAAAcctggaagaggagaagaaaggccaGTCCAGGGAGCAAGGGCCCTCCAGCAAGATAGATGGAGGGACAGGCCAGGTGACTGTCCTCAAGGAGTCCTTGCCTGGTGACTACAAGACCTCCTTCCCTGAACAGCAG GTAACAGGGACAAGCTCTGCAGTTTCCCCAAGCCTGCATCATTCCTCCTCAAGCATCCAGAGAGATTTGGATGGCCTCCATTCCTCACACGGGACAGCCTTTCCACCACAGGACTCTGCCAGCAAGAAGCCACTCAGACAGCACCGGG GTACTCAGACAAAGGCAGAAGAGGCACAGCCAACAGTAAAAAATGACGCCAGTCAGCAAACCAA ctGTGGAGTTGCAGTCCTAGACAAG gACATCATCCAGCTCTCCGAGTACCTCAAA GAAGCCCTACAAAGGGAGCTGATCCTCAAACAGAAAATGGTGATTCTCCAGGACCTGCTGCCTGCTCTGACCCGGGCCTCTGACAGCTCTTGGAAG GGGCAGCTCAATGAAGACAAACTGAAGGGCAAACTAAGGTCCCTAGAAAACCAGCTCTACACCTGCATGCAG AAATACACTCCCTGGGGGATGAAGAAGGCACTCCTGGAGATGGAAGACCAGAGGAGCAGTTACGAACAGAAGGCTAAGGAGTCGCTCCAGAAAGTGCTGGAGGAGAAAATGAGCGCAGAGCGGCAACTGCAGAATGCACAG CTGTCCCTGGCTTTGGCAGAGCAGAAGTGTGAAGAGTGGAAGAGTCAGTACGAGGCTCTCAAGGAGGACTGGAGGACCCTAGGGGACCAGCACAGGGAGCTGGAGAGCCAACTGCATGTGCTTCAGTCCAAACTACAG GGAGCAAACAGCAGAGACTCACAGATGAACCAGGCCCTGCGACATTTAGAAAATGAGCACCAGGAACTGCAGGCCAAGATCAAGCGCCTGCAAGGGGACAGAGAGCAGCAGAGCTCTGACACCCAGGACCTACAAG ATCAGCtaaagaggtcagaggaggagagACAGGTCCTGGTGAGCAGAGTACAGCAGCTGCAGA ATCTGCTTCAGAAACAGTCCTTACACCATCACGAACAGGAGAAACTCTTAAAGAAAG ATCAGGCTTTACCTGTGTGGAATCCAAAGCGCTCCCTTGCTGAAGCAAAACCGGAGAGTACAGGAGAGGAGAAAGACTGGGAGCTCAGAGACCAGCTACAAAAGGAGTCAACTCAGCTCCAGGCCAAGGAAAAGGAG CGGCAATGTGGCCAATGGCTCCCAGTGCTGATGGTGGTGATTGCTACGGCACTGGCAGTGTTCCTGGCAAACAAAGACAGCCTGGCGATCTGA
- the C15H1orf74 gene encoding UPF0739 protein C1orf74 homolog, whose amino-acid sequence MSTPRPQLLVAAAQQTLGTGKRKGPPRAVCLHLAGEVLAVARGLKPAVLYDCNSAGVLALQSYLEALQGLGFLTPGLHILEIGENNLIVSPEHACQHLEQVLLGTTALVDVSCSQPHPSVCSLDQLQDLKSLIAEIITHFQGLQKDVSLGVSYSKLHSSDWNLCTVFGILLGYPVSYTFHLNHGGGNCLAMTPLRVFTVQISWLPGQPPILLYSFSVPESLFPALRDFLSTWEKELRTRFRTQGDFGALSISSEIVTLPAVAL is encoded by the coding sequence ATGTCAACACCACGCCCTCAGCTGCTGGTGGCGGCTGCTCAGCAGACCCTGggcacaggaaagagaaagggccCACCTAGAGCTGTCTGTCTTCACCTAGCCGGAGAGGTGCTGGCTGTGGCCCGCGGGCTGAAGCCAGCAGTTCTCTATGATTGCAACTCTGCTGGAGTATTGGCGCTCCAGAGCTATCTGGAGGCGCTGCAGGGCCTGGGCTTCCTGACGCCGGGACTTCACATTCTTGAGATTGGAGAGAATAACCTCATTGTCAGTCCTGAGCATGCCTGTCAGCATTTGGAGCAGGTACTGCTGGGTACCACAGCTTTAGTGGATGTTTCCTGCTCACAGCCCCATCCTTCTGTCTGTTCATTGGACCAGCTCCAGGATTTGAAATCTCTCATCGCTGAGATCATCACACATTTTCAAGGACTGCAGAAGGATGTGTCTCTGGGAGTCTCCTACAGCAAGCTGCATTCCTCAGATTGGAATCTCTGCACTGTATTTGGGATACTCCTGGGCTATCCTGTCTCTTACACATTTCACCTGAACCATGGAGGTGGCAACTGCTTGGCTATGACCCCCTTGCGGGTGTTCACTGTTCAGATTTCATGGCTGCCTGGTCAACCTCCAATTCTGCTCTACTCCTTTAGTGTTCCCGAGAGTTTGTTCCCAGCCCTGAGGGACTTTCTAAGCACCTGGGAGAAGGAGCTCAGAACCCGATTTAGGACTCAGGGTGACTTTGGTGCCCTCAGCATCTCCTCTGAGATAGTCACACTGCCTGCTGTGGCCCTCTGA